ATCGTGGGGTTGCGGAAGCGATGCGGACAGGTTCTTCGCCGGCACAATTTCAGGCGGGGTCGATCCTCCTCCGGAAATACCTCGCTCCGGCCCGTCGTGGGGCTTTTCTCGGCCTGCGCTTGATAGGCTGGTGTGCGGAAGTGTCCCGGGCGCAAAAACGCGCCGAGAGGGCCGGAAAAGGATCATTCAAGGTATGAGTTCAGAACAGGCTTCGTCCGAGGAAGACTACGGCGCCGGAGCAATCCAGGTGCTCGAGGGCCTCGAGGCGGTACGCAAGCGTCCTGGTATGTACATCGGTTCCACTGGCCCTCGTGGTCTGCACCACCTCGTCTATGAGATCGTCGATAACTCGGTCGACGAGGCGCTCGCCGGCTACTGCGACACCATCGAAGTGACGATCCTCGAAGACGGAGGGGTTCGTGTCGTCGATAACGGGCGCGGCATCCCGGTCGATCCTCATTCCTCCGACCCGTCGAAGTCGACGGTGGAGGTGGTGCTGACGGTGCTGCACGCCGGCGGTAAGTTCGGCGGCGGGGGATACGCCGTGTCCGGTGGTCTGCACGGTGTCGGATCCTCGGTCGTCAATGCGCTTTCGCGTCGCTTCGAGGTCGAGGTCAAGCGCCAAGGTTTCACGTGGAACATGTCGTTCACCGGCAGCGTTCCAGACGCTCCGCTCGCACAGGGCGAGCCGAGCGAGGAGACCGGTACGACGATCACCTTCTGGCCCAGTGCTGAGATCTTCGAGACCGTCGAATTCGACTACCAGACTCTGCGCACCCGTTTTCAGCAGATGGCCTTCCTGAACAAGGGTCTGAAGATCACTCTCACCGATCTTCGTCCCCAGGAGCCGGTCGAGAACGCGGAGGGCGAGTTGGTCGTCCCCTCTCCGCAGCACGACGAGTTCCTCTATGAAAAAGGGATCGAGGATTACGTTCAGCACCTGAACTCGACCAAGCGCGCCGAGGTGGTGAACGAGCAGATCATCTCGTTCGAGTCCGAGGACACGGAACGCAAGATCGCGGTAGAGGTCGCGATGCAGTGGACGACCGCGTACACGGAGAGCGTGCACACCTACGCGAACACGATCAATACCCATGAGGGCGGTACCCACGAAGAGGGATTCCGTGCTGCGCTCACCACGCTCGTGAACCGCTACGCCCGGGAGAAGAACATTCTTCGCGAGAAGGACGACAATCTCTCCGGTGATGACGTGCGCGAGGGCCTTACCGCCGTCGTCTCGGTGAAGCTCGGCGAGCCGCAGTTCGAGGGGCAGACGAAGACCAAGCTGGGCAACACGGAGGCCAAGGCCTTCGTGCAGAAGGTCGTGGGGGATCAGCTCGGCGATTGGTTCGAGCGCAACCCCTCAGGCGCGAAGGACATCATCCGCAAGGCGATCCAGGCCGCGACCGCGCGGCTCGCAGCTCGAAAGGCTCGGGAGACTGCGCGCCGCAAGGGCCTGCTGGAGTCCGGCGGTATGCCGGGCAAGCTCTCCGACTGCACGAGCAAGGATCCGAGCGTCTCGGAGATCTTCATCGTGGAGGGCGATTCGGCGGGCGGATCAGCCAAGACCGGTCGCAATCCGCACACTCAGGCGATCCTGCCCCTCCGCGGCAAGATCCTCAACGTCGAAAAGGCCCGTCTGGACCGTGCGCTCGGCAACGCCGAGGTGCAGGCCATGATCACCGCGTTCGGCGCCGGCATCGGTGAGGAGTTCGATCCCGAGAAGGCGCGGTACCACAAGATCGTGCTCATGGCCGATGCCGACGTCGACGGGCAGCACATCACCACGCTGCTGCTCACCCTGCTCTTCCGCTACATGCGACCGCTCATCGATCTCGGCTACGTGTACCTCGCGCAGCCGCCGCTGTACCGCATCAAGTGGGCCAATGCCGATCACGAGTACGTGTACAGCGACGCCGAGCGCGACCTGCGCCTCAAGGTGGGGGCCGAGAACGGCCGCCGCCTGGTGAAGGAGAGCGGCGTGCAGCGGTACAAGGGTCTCGGCGAGATGAATCACGAAGAGCTGTGGGAGACGACGATGAACCCGGAGTCCCGCACCCTCCTGCAGGTCACCATGGAGGATGCCGCGGCCGCCGACGAGATCTTCGCCACCCTGATGGGCGAGGACGTCGATGCTCGCCGCAGTTTCATCCAGCAGAACGCGAAGGACGTGCGTTTCCTTGACATCTGAGAACAACACCCCGGAGACCGAGGCCGACGAGACGGTCGAGGAGCAGACTCAGGAGCAGGCCGTGCACGGTCGGATCGACCAGGTCGATCTGCAGCTCGAGATGCAGCGGTCGTACCTCGACTATGCGATGAGCGTGATCGTCGGCCGTGCCCTTCCCGACGTGCGCGACGGCCTGAAGCCGGTGCATCGCCGCGTCATCTACACGATGTACGACGGCGGCTACCGTCCCGACAAGTCGTTCTCGAAGTGCACCCGAGTCATCGGCGACGTGATGGGCCAGTTCCACCCGCACGGCGACGGCGCGGTCTACGACTCGCTCGTGCGCCTCGTGCAGCCTTGGGCGATGCGCTACCCGCTCGCACTCGGGCAGGGCAACTTCGGATCGCCGGGCAACGACGGCGCCGCCGCCCACCGTTACACCGAGACGAAGATGTCACCGCTCGCCATGGAGATGGTGCGCGACATCGATGAAGACACCGTCGACTTCCAGGACAACTACGACGGCCGCACCCAGGAACCGACCGTGCTCACCAGCCGGTTCCCGAACCTGCTCGTCAACGGCTCCGTCGGCATTGCCGTGGGCATGGCGACGAACATCCCCCCGCACAACCTGCGCGAGGTGGCCGAAGCGGCCATCTGGCATCTGGAGAACCCCGAGGCCAGCCGCGACGAGCTGCTCGAGGCGCTCATGGAGCGCGTGCACGGCCCGGATTTCCCGACCGGGGCGCAGATCCTCGGATCCAAGGGGATCCGCGAGGCCTACCGCACCGGCCGCGGGTCGATCACCATGCGCGCCGTGGTCAACATCGAGGAGATCCAGGGCCGCACCTGCCTCGTCGTCACCGAGCTGCCATACCAGGTCAACCCCGACAATCTCGCGGTGAAGATCGCAGACCTGGTCAAGGAGAACAAGGTCCAGGGC
This DNA window, taken from Leucobacter tenebrionis, encodes the following:
- the gyrB gene encoding DNA topoisomerase (ATP-hydrolyzing) subunit B; the encoded protein is MSSEQASSEEDYGAGAIQVLEGLEAVRKRPGMYIGSTGPRGLHHLVYEIVDNSVDEALAGYCDTIEVTILEDGGVRVVDNGRGIPVDPHSSDPSKSTVEVVLTVLHAGGKFGGGGYAVSGGLHGVGSSVVNALSRRFEVEVKRQGFTWNMSFTGSVPDAPLAQGEPSEETGTTITFWPSAEIFETVEFDYQTLRTRFQQMAFLNKGLKITLTDLRPQEPVENAEGELVVPSPQHDEFLYEKGIEDYVQHLNSTKRAEVVNEQIISFESEDTERKIAVEVAMQWTTAYTESVHTYANTINTHEGGTHEEGFRAALTTLVNRYAREKNILREKDDNLSGDDVREGLTAVVSVKLGEPQFEGQTKTKLGNTEAKAFVQKVVGDQLGDWFERNPSGAKDIIRKAIQAATARLAARKARETARRKGLLESGGMPGKLSDCTSKDPSVSEIFIVEGDSAGGSAKTGRNPHTQAILPLRGKILNVEKARLDRALGNAEVQAMITAFGAGIGEEFDPEKARYHKIVLMADADVDGQHITTLLLTLLFRYMRPLIDLGYVYLAQPPLYRIKWANADHEYVYSDAERDLRLKVGAENGRRLVKESGVQRYKGLGEMNHEELWETTMNPESRTLLQVTMEDAAAADEIFATLMGEDVDARRSFIQQNAKDVRFLDI